The DNA sequence AATCAGTGATCGGCTTGCCCTGGAATTGGCGATCGATTATCTCTGGAATACGCAGCTACCTGTTTTTATGGCCTGTTCTGATAGGATTTTCAGAGTGACTTCATTGCGGGATATTTCCTGAGCTTTGTTTCTGGCAGCTCCTTAATAGAATCCAATAATGGCGCTGTTTTGAAAAATATCGTCGGATATGGGGTGAATTTCACGTTTTATGACCTCGATGGAGCAATTATCGGGAATCAGTAAAAAATTGCAAATTTTGGCGATTTCAACGGGGAGCGTATTCGTTATGGTGATTCCAGGGATCGGCTCTTCAGCCCGCTTTTTCCCGGCGCTCTTTCCACTCGTTATAATTTCTCAGTGATTCCTCTCCCAGCTTTGTTCCGAAGGTTCCTATGCCCGATATCTCTACGTTGTACCATGGAGTAAATTCGCCGCTTTTGCTGATGGAAAGCTCATCGGGCTTTATTATGACTATTTTGAGAGGCGATTCAATAGCAAAGAAAACAAACTGGTCGTCCAGCATTCCTTTCCAGAACTTTGAGCCCCCCATCCGTGTCCTCACCGCAGTTTCAAAATGAATTGCATTCTCATCACTGCCGGGACGGAGGCTCTTTGTCTTTCTGACAAGCTCTCTCAGAAGTTCTACCCTGTCCCGGGGAAAGGCCGAAAGATTCCCTGAATCTGAAAAACAAGCTTTTGCCACCAGAAAAAGGCCTCCCAGTGCGGGTATTCCGGCAAGAACCATCAGAGCACCCTGTTTTGCGAGATCTAAACCAGGGTTGCTCAGAAAAAGGGCGGCAAAAGTGGCACATCCCATGCCAAGCAGTACAAGACCCAGAGTGCCCCCCTCATTTCTGCTGTTCATCACCTCGGTGATAGCTTTGAGATCCTCAATTGAAGTTTCCATACCGGAACTGTCCTCTCTTGCCGAACGAGGGCTTTTTTAAGCTATCACCCTGACATGCCAGATGGACAGGCAATGTCGTCAAACATGGAAAAAACTTACCCATATCGGAAAACCATGTTTCTTTCTTTTCTGCTTCACTGTCCATTTGAGCCATCCTGTCAGTGATGCCTGCTGCTTTGAATTCTCCCGTTACTTGTTCTGTTTCACCGGGGAAAGCCTGCGTCGCCTTACGAGGATAAATACCACAATAAAGGCAATGACGGCAAAAAACGCCGTGATAAGCGTATGCTCAAGAGTGAGCACAACCGCAGTGAGAGCCAGCCTCACCGGTACGCGGGCCCATGAGTGCTGGGCAAGGTAATTGGCGACAGGAGGGGAGGTGCGGTAATAGAAGCGTATGAATTGCCTCCCGGGAGCGAATTTCGCCAGTGTCCCGTCGCGGAACTTTCTCATGATGCCGACGTGGGGATCGAGGTATGAACCGTAGGCAGCGGTGGCGATAAAACAGCCCCCGCTGCCGGCGCCGCTGTCCCCGAAAGCTGTGTAGCCGGTGCTATATGACGAAGCCTCGAGAGCGGTAGCTGCCATCGCGGCGTCCATGTAGTGGTGGGTCCCCGGCAAGGAGTTCCCGTAGGTATTGCCGGCAAGCACGCGGTAAGACAGGGTGCCGCTCTTCCCTGCTGCCGTGTCGGTGTACTGGGTCTGGCCTGCATCGACGGTGGCGATGTCCACGTAATTGTTTGCGCTGTTCACGCTCTTCTGGATGACAGTCTTCGCGCTGCCATTGTTTGTATCGAGCCACGTGAGGGTCACCTGGCCTGCGGTGGCGCTCTTGAGCTTCAGGCTGCCGGGGGCAATGAGGGCCGTGCCCCCTCCGGCGGGAACATTCTTCACCTCGAAGGAGTCAAAAAGGATGCGCTGGAAGACGGGAGCGGGGCCTGTAGGGCCTGGAGGCGTATCGCCCGCCTCAAGGTCGGCATTTATGGCTGTTGTCGTATACTGTCCTGTCTGGTTGTTGAGAAGAAATTCCACCTGGTAGCTCCCCGAGCCTGAATACTGGGTGAAGTAGGTGCAATAGATGCCGTCGTTGGCTTTCACATCGCCGTGGTAGATCCTGTTGCCGTCATCATAGAGGGTGATGGTGACCTTGGTGCCGTTCGGATGGGTCACGACAGCCTGGACCTGGCACCCGGTGATGGTTTCGCCATCTCCTACCCGGACTCCAACGAGGGTGGCCTGGGGAAAAGTGGCAGTGACGGCTTCTATCTCTGACTCGCCCATACCGGCACCCTGGCCGCCAAGCTCGAGGATATAGGCATCCTTGTCCGTTCCATCGACGGTGGCAGTCCATGTCCCTGAGGCGGGCTTCTCTATGCGCACCTGCACCTGGTCGTCAGTCTGCTGCACAAGGCAGCCCGATGGAGGGCTGCTGAGGCTTATGACGTTCCCCGAGGGATCCTTGAGCCCCAAGGTGAGGGGCCCGCCGGCGCTGCTGAAATTAATGATGACCTCGCTGTTCAGCGTATCGACGGGAAGAGAGTGGCTTATGGGGCTTCCGGGGTTGAGGGTGCCCGAGAAACGGGTGATCAGGTACCCCCCCAGCGCGTCAAGGGCCATCGTGCCGCCTGATTCCTCGGTGTCGTCGTCGGCTCTTCCTAGAAGCCTTGTCAGCCAGCTTTTGGCAGCAGCGGTGCCCTTGTAGGTGTATTTGCCGCCTGTCTTCTCGCAGAGCTTCTCCATATTCTCCCTGTTGCTGTCTGAAAGGGCAATGACGTTGACTGCCACGTCGTTTACGCGGAGCTTGTTGATAAGGGTGTCGCTCACCGTGCCGGGGCCGTTGGTATAGAGCATGATGGCTTTCAGCGAGAAAGGATGGCCGCTCCCGACAATTGAGGTGATTTCCTGGTCCAGCGCCGATTCCAGGTTCGCCGCATCGGTGGTGGCAGTGATGCCCTCGATTTTTTCCACGGCGGCGTCCACTTCGGCCTGGGTCTTGAGGTCAACCCAGCCATAGAGATCGTGAACTGCGCTGTCGAAGGTCGAGACTCCCACTGAGTCGCCGTCACGGCCGGTGCTCTGGAGGCGGAGGTTTCTCACCGCATCGACGGCAAAGCTCTTGGCTTTTGTGAGATCCGCGGCGGAGAGGCTGTCCTGGATCATTAAGCTGACCCGCGCTTCGGGCTTCAGGTCCTCGAAGGTGAAGGACGGCGGGGTGCCGCTGCCGTCCTGGGTGGAATCGACGGGAAGGCCGAAGAATGTGAAGAACTCGTCAATCACCGCCGAGCAGGACTTCTGGTGATCGCTCTGCTGCGCCGTAATGGCCCATGCCTTTGTGGGCGTCACCGGCAGGTCAGCGAAGTCTGTGATGGTAATCTCTGTAAGGTGCTCTGCCGCGCAGAACATATAATAGATATCCGGGTACTCGTGGGTGTACATGATGCAGGAATGATGAGGATTCACGGTGCTTGTGGCGGGGTCGGCCTCCTGGACGCAGCAATAGGCCTCCTCCTCGTCCTCGTCATCGATGGATGTTTCGACGCCGTTCACAATCCCCCTGATCTCGCTCAGGTACTCGTCCGAGAGGGTGAAGAGATAATGGCCCAGCTCGTGGAGGGTCACCGAGGGGTCATTGCGGTCCCTGTAATAAACCATCATGGTATCGGGGGTGCCCAGGGAGGTGTTTTTGCGGGTGTCCGGCTGTGTCACATGGGCATGGCCGTCATTCCCTATTATGATGTCGGCGCGCTCCTTGATGGTCGACGCGGTGCCCATGCGGATCGTGCCGAAGCGCAGCCTGCCCTTGGTGGCCTGCCAGAGCTTGGCATGGGACTTGGTGAAATTATCCTTCCATGCTGCCTGGTCCGCCGCGGTATCCTCGAAGTAGACGGTGAGGTTCAGCACTGTGCTCTTGCCGCTGGAGTCGGCCGTGGCAATCCCGCTGCCAGCCCTGACGGGCGGCGCCAGGAAAGCCAGTGCCGCCAAAAGCACGATGGCGAGAAGAAGAGCATTCCTTGTTCTGTTCATGGGCATCGGTGTCCTTCCTTCCTTCCAGGTCTCTCTATAACCATTCCTTTTCATTGCTTCAATACTGCAGGGGACGGCGCAAAAATTCCAGGGAGAATCGTGGGGATAGCTCCGGTGAGCCTCCTCTCCCCTACTCCGCGCTTCCTTTTTCACCGTTTCGGGAGAAACTCAGAACTGCTCCTCTTCAGGCTCTTCCCCGGGAAGCGGCTCCAGCGGCTCTTTATGATCTATCACTGCTGGAGCCTCGTTCAGGAAGTCAATTTTTTCGTAGTACTCGATAGTGGGCTTTTTCTGAAGCAGGTGGAAGAACCGCTGGAACTTCTCGTCTCCAATCTTTTCGCGGTATTTCTCCAGAACGTCCTGGGCTACGAACTTGTATTGAAACTCCAGGATCTGAAAAAGTATGGATGGGTTGTTCAGTGATCTCAGGTAGCTGTACGAGACAAAGCCCGGCTGTTCCTTGATGTGGCTGACCCAAAGCTTCATCGCCTCCCGGAACTCATCAAGCCGGTAAGGCTTCACAAGGAATATGACGATCTCCACGATGGTCTGCATGGTACCCTCTCAGAGAACCTATGGTTTCTTAGTAATTTCTCCTCTTTTTGCATATTCCCTCCGGGGGCCCCCGATGAACCAATCAGGAGATTCACTGCGAGGAGATGTGCCTTGAAACCATCTCCTGGTCGTAGGCCCGCTCCAGGGCAAGCTCCGGTTTGATTTTCCCCGCCCTGGCAAGCTCTATCAGGGCATGGTCCATGGTCTGCATGCCTTCCCCCCTGCCTGTCTGGATAAAGGAGGTTATGTTGCTTGCCCTGCCCTCCCTGATAAGGTTGGGAAGGCCTGCGGCGGCGATGAGGATTTCCACGGCGGGGACCCTTCCTTTCCCATCGGCGGTCTTGAGAAGCATCTGGGCGATAACAGCCTTGAGCGACTGGGAGAGCATGGTGCGCACCTGGTCCTGCTCCCTGGGGGGAAAGGCGTCAATCATCCTGTCCACTGCCTTTGATGCATTGTTGGTGTGGAGGGTCCCCATCACAAGGACACCCATCTCGGCGGCCTTGATGGCAAGGGAGATTGTCTCGTAGTCGCGGAGCTCACCGACCAGTATGATGTCGGGGGACTCGCGGAGCGCCGCGCGGATTGCTGAGGCGAAGCTTGTGGCGTGGCGGCCGATCTCACGCTGGTCTATGAGGCAGAGCTCTGACCGGTATACGAACTCCACGGGGTCTTCAATGGTGATGATGTGGGCCCTGCGCCGCTCGTTCACATACTGTATCATTGCGGCAAGCGTTGTGGATTTCCCGCTCCCCGTGGCCCCCGTCATCAGGATGAAGCCCCTCCGGCAGAGGGCGATGTTCCTGATGATACCGGGGAGTCCGAGCTCTTCAAAAGAAGGAATGGCCTGGGGGATCACCCTGAAAACGGCACCAAGGCCATAGTGCTGCATAAGAAAATTTACCCTGTAGCACGCCGCTCCTTTGACAGAATAAGAAAAGTCTGCGTTGCCGGTCTCGGAGAGGAGACTGCTGAGCCTCTCATCCATGAGGGGCATAAGGTATGCCTCCGCCTGCTTCTGCGTGAGGACCGGCATATTCAGCCTTATCATGTCGCCGTTTATGCGTATCCTGGGAACAGAGCCCACTTCCAGGTGCACATCCGAGGCTTTGGAGGCGCAGGCGTGACGAAGAAGTGCCTGGAGCGGTCCCTGCTGATCACTCATATCACGGCCTCCCCTGCTGTTTCAATGCTCACGCCGGCCTTCCTGAGGCACTCAGTCAGGATTTTCCTGTCGAAAGCGTGGTCCATTGCCTCGTCAATGGTGACAATATTTCCCGCTACGAGCTCCGCCAGGTGAAAGTCCATCGTCTGCATTCCCAGGGAGCGCCCGGTCTGGAGCACCGAGATGATCTGGAACGACTTTCCCTCCCTGATAAGGTTTGCCAACGATGCCGTAGTGATGAGCAGCTCGACGGCGGGGACCATCCCATTGCCGTCGGCCCTGTGGATGAGCTGCTGGGAAATGATGCCCCTGAGTGAGTCGGAGACCAGTGACCTGATAAGGGGCTGCTTCTCGGGAGGAAAAGAATCTATGATGCGGTCAATGGTCTGGGAGGCGCTGTTTGTGTTGAGGGTACCCAGCACAAGATGCCCTGTCTCGCTTGCCGTGATGGCCTGCTGGATGGTCTCCTGGTCCCTGAGCTCTCCCACCATGATGACGTCAGGATCCTCTCTCAGGGCGGCCCGCAGCGCGTGGGGAAATGAGACCACATGGGTGCCCACCTGCCGCTGGGTCACAAGGGATTTCTTCTCGGGGTGGATGAACTCGATGGGGTCCTCAATGGTGACGATATGAAGGGGCTCGCTCTCATTTATCAGGTTCACAAGGGCGGCGAGCGTCGTGGTCTTGCCGCTTCCCGAAGGACCGGTGACAAGGACAAGACCCTGGTGGTGGCTCATGATGCGGGATACTGCCTCGGGGAGCCCCAGATCTGCCAGGTGAGGCACCGTGCCCGGGATGAACCTGAAGACTATATTGAGGCCAAGGCTCTGGAGATAGGCGTTGCAGCGGAACCTGAAAAAGCCGCGGTTATCTCGGATCTCGTAGGTAAAGTCCAGGCTCTGCTCCCTTGTGAGCCGGTCAAGGTCGTCCCGGGGGAGAAGCTCGTGGAGATAGCCCTCGACGGCGCTGTGGGCCAGGTCCGGCATCTCCAGGCGGAAGAGCTTGCCGTAAATCCTGTAAACCGGCGGTGATCCCGTGGCAATGAGCAGATCGGAGCCTTTTGATTCCACAAGGTGCAGGAGAAGAGCGTCAACGGATGCCATCGAACCACCTCGAGAGTCATTTCCCGCTTCCCTAAAGAAGTCCTTCCATGACCTTCAGCATGGGGCTCATCGTGGAGATGACCACGAAGCCTACCAGTATGCCCACGATAAGGAGCACTATGGGCTGCATGAGAGCGGCAAACATCTCAAGGGCCGATTCAAGCTTCGTGCGGAAGAGGGTGCCCGCGAACCTGAGCATATCGCTTATATGGCCCGATTCCTCGCCGGCAGCGAGCAGCACAAGGGCCATTCTGGGGAAGAAGCGCGAGCCTTTCAGGGCATCCTGGAGCTTGCAGCCGCTGAAAAGACGCTCGCGGGCCGCGGCTATGGTCTCCTGGAGGATGATGCTATTCGAGCTTTTTTCCGTGTATTCCATGGCTTTCAGGAGCGGTATCCCCGATTCATAAAGAAGAGAAAGTGTCAGGGCGAAGTTTTCCGCCTCTGCAGAGACTATGGCATCGCCCACCGCAGGGATTCTCATAAGAAAAGCCTGTATGGCCTTCCGGGCGTCCCTGGAGCTCCAGATCCGCTGTCCCATGATAACGGCTGCGAATATAAGGATCGCAATGACAATGAAGGTGACAGGTGACCGCAGCGCTTCTGAAGCAAGCATGAGAAACTGCGTGGAAACGGGAAGGCTCACATCGAGCTCCTTCAGGAAGTCAAAGAGGCCTTTCAGGGTGAAGGCAGGGCCGATTATGAGAAGAGCCAGGCAGAGGATCAGGACAAAGATGGGATAGGCCAGGGCCGAGCGTATGTTCATCTGCATCTTGTAGGATTTTTCCGCGTGCTCGGCAATACGGTTAAGCATCTCCTGGAGGCTCCCGGAGTTTTCCGCGGCATGGAGAAGCCTTCCATAGAGAGGCGGAAATACTCTGTTGTTCTGGGAAAATGCAAGGGAGAGGCTCCCGCCCTTCTCAATAATATCCCGGCAGCTTGTGAGCGCTTCATACACGAGCGGATGCTGGGCCTGGACGGCAAGAAGGTTCAGGCCGCGGGCGATGGTGATACCTGAGCCGTACATGGCGGCAAGCTCGCGGTAGCAGGCGACAAGCTCCATGGAAAAGGGCATGTGCCTTGCCAGGAAGCCTCCCTTCTGGGATCCCCGGGGGGCGGCTTTCTCCGGGGCTTCCTCCTTTTCAAGGTGAGCCCTGGTCATTTCTCTATGATGCAGATGGGCAACTTCCTCAAAGTGAGCGCCCCTTCTCTGGTGCTTCTCCGGCTCATAGCCGTGAGTGGCAGCCTTGCGGGGAGGCGTCAAGGGAGGTATGTCTTCCTGGTACGGGTGGGGCTCCTCCTGGTGGGGACGGGGCTCTTCCTTGAACTTGAAGGTCTCTGGTGCCGCCGGCCTCTCCTGGTGCATCCCGAGGGTATCGGCTTTCTTTACTTCATAATGCGCTGCCGGCGCGTCGCTCACGCGGAGCTTCAACGGCTGCGGGGTGTCTTCCTTGCGGGCTGCCGGCGCGTCGCTTACGCGGAGCTTCATCGGCTGCGGAGTGTCAGTCTTCTGGGCTGCCGGTGCGTCGCTTACGCGGAGCTTCATCGGCTGCGGAGTGTCAGTCTTCTGGGCTGCCGGTGCGTCGCTTACGCGGAGCTTCATCGGCTGCTGAGGGGCGCTCTGCGCTTTTGCAGGGTGATGCTCAATCTCGTGATGGTCCGCTCCTGAGACGGCGCTTTCTCTCGGCCCTTCGTGGTGCGGAGGGATTTTTGCCGTTTCCTGGGAGGGAGGACCCTCGACTTCGATAAGCTTCCTTATGGAAAACCCCTTCTCCTCGAGGGATATGCGGGCCTCCTCAAGATCATGGGCCTTGAGGGAGCCTCTCACTTCGCCCCCCTCTTCCTTCTTCGCCACGTAGGAGAAGGTCTTCATTGCGGTGCTCTCTTTCTTGTTTCAGTGCCTGCCTGTTGTGCGGAACATACTGCAGACGTCATCCTCTCCCTCACTTCTTTGATTGTCTTGAAGCGCTGCTCCGGATCTTTTGAGAGCATCTGCATGATGACTTCTTCAAGGGCCTCGGGTATGTCGCGGCGGATGGCTCTGAGGGGCGGAGGAGGCTCAGTGATGTGCTTGAAGATTATGTTGACGGTATTCTCATCATCAAAGGGCCTTTTGCCCGCAAGCATCTCCCAGGCGATGATTCCCATCGAGTACTGGTCGGACCGGGCGTCCTGCTCGCATCCCTTGATCTGCTCGGGAGCCATGTAGGCCGGCGTTCCCAGGGCATTGCCCGACACGGTGATGGTGGAGTACTGCTCGCCTCTTGCCAGGCCGAAGTCCATCACGACGATACGGCCTTTCTCCGTGATCATGATGTTGTCAGGCTTCAGGTCCCTGTGGATGATTCCCTGCCCGTGGGCATATTCGAGAGCTTCGAGCACCGGGAGGTAGAGCTCCCAGAATGTGGCAAGGGGGAGACCTTTTTCCTTGAATCTTGATTTCAGCTCATTGCCCCTGATAAGCTCCATCACCATGTACATCCTCTTTTCCTTTTCCCCGCAGTCAATCACCTTGAGGATGCAGGGGTGAATGAGCCTGCTCGTGATGCTTACCTCTCTTTTGAAGCGCCTTACAAACTCCTCATCCTTAAGGGCCTCCTGCTTGATGACCTTCACGGCTACGCTCTCGTCATCATTGAGTGTGTCGTCGGGTACTGCCCTGTAGACGGAGCCCATGCCGCCCTCGCCCAGTTTCTCAATGAGAAGGTAATCGCCAAGCTTGACTCCCGCAAGGGGATCGCTGCTGTCGATAGCGCTCTTCTTGAGGGATTCCCACTGGGCCG is a window from the Candidatus Eremiobacterota bacterium genome containing:
- a CDS encoding CFI-box-CTERM domain-containing protein, whose protein sequence is MPMNRTRNALLLAIVLLAALAFLAPPVRAGSGIATADSSGKSTVLNLTVYFEDTAADQAAWKDNFTKSHAKLWQATKGRLRFGTIRMGTASTIKERADIIIGNDGHAHVTQPDTRKNTSLGTPDTMMVYYRDRNDPSVTLHELGHYLFTLSDEYLSEIRGIVNGVETSIDDEDEEEAYCCVQEADPATSTVNPHHSCIMYTHEYPDIYYMFCAAEHLTEITITDFADLPVTPTKAWAITAQQSDHQKSCSAVIDEFFTFFGLPVDSTQDGSGTPPSFTFEDLKPEARVSLMIQDSLSAADLTKAKSFAVDAVRNLRLQSTGRDGDSVGVSTFDSAVHDLYGWVDLKTQAEVDAAVEKIEGITATTDAANLESALDQEITSIVGSGHPFSLKAIMLYTNGPGTVSDTLINKLRVNDVAVNVIALSDSNRENMEKLCEKTGGKYTYKGTAAAKSWLTRLLGRADDDTEESGGTMALDALGGYLITRFSGTLNPGSPISHSLPVDTLNSEVIINFSSAGGPLTLGLKDPSGNVISLSSPPSGCLVQQTDDQVQVRIEKPASGTWTATVDGTDKDAYILELGGQGAGMGESEIEAVTATFPQATLVGVRVGDGETITGCQVQAVVTHPNGTKVTITLYDDGNRIYHGDVKANDGIYCTYFTQYSGSGSYQVEFLLNNQTGQYTTTAINADLEAGDTPPGPTGPAPVFQRILFDSFEVKNVPAGGGTALIAPGSLKLKSATAGQVTLTWLDTNNGSAKTVIQKSVNSANNYVDIATVDAGQTQYTDTAAGKSGTLSYRVLAGNTYGNSLPGTHHYMDAAMAATALEASSYSTGYTAFGDSGAGSGGCFIATAAYGSYLDPHVGIMRKFRDGTLAKFAPGRQFIRFYYRTSPPVANYLAQHSWARVPVRLALTAVVLTLEHTLITAFFAVIAFIVVFILVRRRRLSPVKQNK
- a CDS encoding type IV pilus twitching motility protein PilT; the encoded protein is MSDQQGPLQALLRHACASKASDVHLEVGSVPRIRINGDMIRLNMPVLTQKQAEAYLMPLMDERLSSLLSETGNADFSYSVKGAACYRVNFLMQHYGLGAVFRVIPQAIPSFEELGLPGIIRNIALCRRGFILMTGATGSGKSTTLAAMIQYVNERRRAHIITIEDPVEFVYRSELCLIDQREIGRHATSFASAIRAALRESPDIILVGELRDYETISLAIKAAEMGVLVMGTLHTNNASKAVDRMIDAFPPREQDQVRTMLSQSLKAVIAQMLLKTADGKGRVPAVEILIAAAGLPNLIREGRASNITSFIQTGRGEGMQTMDHALIELARAGKIKPELALERAYDQEMVSRHISSQ
- a CDS encoding PilT/PilU family type 4a pilus ATPase, whose product is MASVDALLLHLVESKGSDLLIATGSPPVYRIYGKLFRLEMPDLAHSAVEGYLHELLPRDDLDRLTREQSLDFTYEIRDNRGFFRFRCNAYLQSLGLNIVFRFIPGTVPHLADLGLPEAVSRIMSHHQGLVLVTGPSGSGKTTTLAALVNLINESEPLHIVTIEDPIEFIHPEKKSLVTQRQVGTHVVSFPHALRAALREDPDVIMVGELRDQETIQQAITASETGHLVLGTLNTNSASQTIDRIIDSFPPEKQPLIRSLVSDSLRGIISQQLIHRADGNGMVPAVELLITTASLANLIREGKSFQIISVLQTGRSLGMQTMDFHLAELVAGNIVTIDEAMDHAFDRKILTECLRKAGVSIETAGEAVI
- a CDS encoding type II secretion system F family protein, producing the protein MKTFSYVAKKEEGGEVRGSLKAHDLEEARISLEEKGFSIRKLIEVEGPPSQETAKIPPHHEGPRESAVSGADHHEIEHHPAKAQSAPQQPMKLRVSDAPAAQKTDTPQPMKLRVSDAPAAQKTDTPQPMKLRVSDAPAARKEDTPQPLKLRVSDAPAAHYEVKKADTLGMHQERPAAPETFKFKEEPRPHQEEPHPYQEDIPPLTPPRKAATHGYEPEKHQRRGAHFEEVAHLHHREMTRAHLEKEEAPEKAAPRGSQKGGFLARHMPFSMELVACYRELAAMYGSGITIARGLNLLAVQAQHPLVYEALTSCRDIIEKGGSLSLAFSQNNRVFPPLYGRLLHAAENSGSLQEMLNRIAEHAEKSYKMQMNIRSALAYPIFVLILCLALLIIGPAFTLKGLFDFLKELDVSLPVSTQFLMLASEALRSPVTFIVIAILIFAAVIMGQRIWSSRDARKAIQAFLMRIPAVGDAIVSAEAENFALTLSLLYESGIPLLKAMEYTEKSSNSIILQETIAAARERLFSGCKLQDALKGSRFFPRMALVLLAAGEESGHISDMLRFAGTLFRTKLESALEMFAALMQPIVLLIVGILVGFVVISTMSPMLKVMEGLL
- a CDS encoding serine/threonine-protein kinase, translated to MGLERSPVGKSNEPITLNVARFKGISHVSLYFTHKYYNSKEERIPVSVLMSASRIPEKGTFTLSPTVPVIFDIYYFLIGNLVYVIVLVLAAIAVLYLKVFPYIRRSRIATIRAAQWESLKKSAIDSSDPLAGVKLGDYLLIEKLGEGGMGSVYRAVPDDTLNDDESVAVKVIKQEALKDEEFVRRFKREVSITSRLIHPCILKVIDCGEKEKRMYMVMELIRGNELKSRFKEKGLPLATFWELYLPVLEALEYAHGQGIIHRDLKPDNIMITEKGRIVVMDFGLARGEQYSTITVSGNALGTPAYMAPEQIKGCEQDARSDQYSMGIIAWEMLAGKRPFDDENTVNIIFKHITEPPPPLRAIRRDIPEALEEVIMQMLSKDPEQRFKTIKEVRERMTSAVCSAQQAGTETRKRAPQ